In Xyrauchen texanus isolate HMW12.3.18 chromosome 35, RBS_HiC_50CHRs, whole genome shotgun sequence, one DNA window encodes the following:
- the LOC127628698 gene encoding dolichyldiphosphatase 1-like, protein MASEEQCSAPLRWRSISLTHVEYPAGDVTGQVLAYMSLLPIAILVGFVTLIIFKRELHTISFFGGLVMNEGLNWLLKHIVQEPRPCGGGHSSLTTEYGMPSSHSQFIWFFVVYFFLFLYLRMHQTNNARCVELLWRHILSIILLGAALSVSYSRVYLLYHTWSQVIYGGVAGMVMGVVWFFITQEVLTPLFPKIAAWHISEFFLVRDTSLIPNILWFEYTVTRSEARNRQRKLGTKLQ, encoded by the exons ATGGCGTCGGAAGAGCAGTGCTCGGCACCACTTCGATGGCGGTCGATATCCTTAACTCACGTAGAGTATCCGGCTG gtgATGTGACGGGACAGGTGCTGGCCTACATGAGTTTGTTGCCCATAGCGATCCTCGTCGGCTTCGTCACTCTGATCATCTTCAAGAGAGAACTGCACACG atctctttttttggggggttggtAATGAACGAGGGGCTAAACTGGCTGCTGAAACACATTGTACAGGAGCCGCGGCCATGCGGGG GAGGTCACAGTTCACTCACGACAGAGTACGGGATGCCCTCCAGTCACTCTCAGTTCATCTGGTTTTTTGTtgtgtacttttttctttttctttatttaag AATGCATCAGACGAACAATGCCAGGTGTGTTGAATTGTTATGGCGGCATATACTGTCCATCATTCTACTGGGTGCGGCTCTCTCTGTTTCATACAGCAG AGTCTACCTCCtgtaccacacctggagtcaggTTATTTATGGGGGTGTTGCCGGTATGGTGATGGGAGTGGTATGGTTTTTTATCACCCAGGAGGTGCTAACGCCACTCTTTCCCAAGATAGCAGCCTG GCACATCTCAGAGTTTTTCCTGGTGAGAGATACAAGTCTCATTCCAAACATTCTGTGGTTTGAATACACAGTAACCAGATCAGAGGCCAG AAACAGACAACGAAAGCTGGGAACAAAGCTTCAGTGA